A window of Halalkalibacillus sediminis contains these coding sequences:
- the clpP gene encoding ATP-dependent Clp endopeptidase proteolytic subunit ClpP: MNLIPTVIEQTNRGERAYDIYSRLLKDRIIMLGGPVDDNVANSIVAQMLFLAADDPDKDISLYINSPGGSITAGMAIYDTMQFIKPNVSTICVGMAASMGSFLLAAGEPGKRYALPNSEVMIHQPLGGTQGQASDIQIHAKRIVEMREKLNKILSERTGQPMEIIERDTDRDNFMTAEQAKEYGLVDDVMQK; this comes from the coding sequence ATGAACTTAATACCTACAGTCATTGAACAGACAAACCGCGGAGAACGTGCTTACGATATTTATTCTCGCTTACTTAAAGACCGTATCATCATGCTTGGAGGCCCTGTAGACGACAATGTGGCAAATTCCATCGTTGCTCAGATGTTATTCTTAGCTGCAGATGATCCGGATAAAGACATTTCACTATACATCAATTCACCAGGTGGATCGATTACAGCTGGAATGGCTATTTACGACACTATGCAGTTCATTAAACCTAATGTATCAACTATTTGTGTTGGTATGGCTGCATCTATGGGATCTTTCCTACTTGCAGCGGGTGAACCAGGAAAACGTTACGCACTACCAAACAGTGAAGTAATGATTCACCAACCATTAGGTGGTACGCAAGGTCAAGCTAGTGACATTCAAATCCATGCGAAACGCATTGTTGAAATGCGCGAGAAATTGAATAAAATTCTTTCCGAACGCACAGGTCAACCAATGGAAATCATTGAGCGCGATACAGATCGTGACAACTTCATGACTGCTGAACAAGCGAAAGAATATGGCTTAGTTGACGATGTAATGCAAAAATAA
- a CDS encoding GGDEF domain-containing protein, translating into MIHIILKELLSNFAILISAIFLYTQSTSSTPLTLTSPLRSKFIVGMLGGILSNILMLYSIEINQTFIDLRHIPVIMVTYYGGAIPAIITMTCIILGRFLIGFTMSAFFAFALIILITAATLLIIRLSLSKKKKIFLSITASNIIFAAFISYLLPNFDRLFVLIVSYWIISYFAGFVSFYTVEFVRRSHRLLYKYKSEAATDGLTGLHNVRRFDETFNVISTQAEEKGESLSLLYIDIDHFKKVNDTYGHKEGDQVLINLSKILKNTVRPYDIVSRNGGEEFTIILLDCPLKRASDLSEKIRSAVKNYSFELTTGQAISITVSIGVASYNETTERPSMLIEEADQALYRAKQTGRNKVSFSSKESEEYIKV; encoded by the coding sequence GTGATTCACATAATACTTAAAGAGCTTTTATCTAATTTCGCAATTTTGATTTCAGCAATATTTTTATATACTCAATCAACCTCTTCTACACCCTTGACCCTTACTTCACCATTGAGAAGTAAATTTATAGTGGGTATGCTTGGAGGTATTTTAAGCAACATTCTCATGCTATATAGTATTGAAATTAACCAGACGTTCATCGACTTACGCCATATCCCCGTTATTATGGTAACTTATTATGGTGGCGCCATCCCAGCAATTATCACGATGACTTGCATTATTTTGGGGCGTTTTTTAATAGGGTTTACTATGTCTGCTTTTTTTGCTTTTGCTTTAATCATACTTATTACTGCTGCAACACTGTTAATCATAAGACTTTCTTTATCTAAGAAGAAAAAGATCTTTCTATCAATAACAGCTTCCAATATTATATTTGCAGCTTTTATTTCTTACCTATTACCCAATTTTGATCGATTGTTCGTTTTGATTGTCTCTTACTGGATCATTTCATACTTTGCTGGTTTTGTTTCATTCTACACGGTCGAGTTTGTCCGGAGAAGCCACAGGCTTTTGTATAAATACAAATCTGAGGCAGCTACTGATGGATTAACAGGACTTCATAACGTCCGGAGGTTTGATGAAACGTTTAACGTTATTAGTACTCAAGCAGAGGAAAAAGGTGAGAGCCTCTCCCTATTATATATTGATATCGATCATTTCAAGAAAGTGAACGATACTTATGGACATAAAGAGGGCGACCAAGTACTTATCAATTTGAGTAAAATCTTAAAAAATACTGTTCGACCATATGATATCGTTAGTCGAAATGGTGGAGAAGAATTCACAATCATTCTCTTAGATTGTCCCTTAAAAAGAGCCTCAGATTTAAGCGAAAAAATTCGATCAGCAGTCAAAAATTATTCATTTGAATTGACTACAGGTCAAGCCATTTCAATCACAGTTTCTATAGGGGTAGCCAGCTACAACGAAACAACCGAAAGACCCTCAATGCTTATAGAAGAGGCAGATCAAGCGTTATATAGAGCAAAACAAACGGGTAGAAACAAAGTTTCCTTCTCATCTAAAGAAAGTGAAGAGTACATTAAAGTATAA
- a CDS encoding ATP-binding protein, giving the protein MLKKRMYMLQDLPDFKIVRKDLNPKLVQYFYEDQMLVDLAIYEAYTNAFIHGNKRNTDKMIQITLLFLHHSMIIRVRDEGEGFSHKQVKEKAMKRVNAPLEDQLDHGRGLIIMHQMMDSLHFSSSGNEVIMRKWYTSNRKGD; this is encoded by the coding sequence ATGTTAAAAAAACGCATGTACATGTTGCAGGACCTGCCAGATTTCAAGATCGTAAGAAAAGATTTGAATCCAAAGCTTGTTCAATACTTCTATGAAGACCAAATGTTGGTTGACCTAGCTATTTATGAAGCATATACAAATGCGTTCATTCACGGTAATAAAAGAAATACTGATAAAATGATTCAAATTACCCTCTTATTTTTGCATCATTCGATGATTATTCGGGTAAGGGATGAAGGAGAAGGATTTTCTCATAAGCAAGTGAAGGAAAAAGCAATGAAAAGAGTGAATGCTCCTCTTGAAGACCAATTGGATCACGGAAGAGGATTAATCATAATGCACCAAATGATGGATAGTTTGCATTTTTCCTCTTCAGGGAATGAGGTCATCATGAGAAAGTGGTATACTTCTAATCGTAAAGGGGATTAA
- a CDS encoding glutaredoxin family protein, which translates to MTDRLTVYFYTKAKCKLCDESKELLQMLQKVYHFNIIEQNIYQNERLLDEYHLSIPVVRIDQDELTAEDMDIVTMEDFITKRLH; encoded by the coding sequence ATGACAGATAGATTAACTGTGTATTTTTACACCAAGGCGAAATGTAAATTGTGCGACGAGTCGAAAGAGTTACTGCAAATGCTACAAAAAGTGTATCATTTCAATATAATCGAACAGAATATATATCAAAATGAAAGATTACTTGATGAGTATCATTTATCGATTCCTGTCGTTCGCATTGATCAAGATGAGTTGACTGCGGAAGACATGGATATTGTAACAATGGAAGATTTCATTACTAAACGGCTGCATTAA
- a CDS encoding sugar-binding transcriptional regulator: MQKLFQFQQKLVPDLLEIIEKRYEILKKIYSLQPVGRRSLAIEVGKTERQIRSEIEFFQKNGLILVTGKGMYVSQEGQELIEMYGSAVRELTDLEHLEKELAKQLPVKEVHIVRGNADEDESVKSDLGKIAAEAVMSRLKDQMIITVTGGSTVAAVADYLKPKSGVRPLFVPARGGLGTMYEYQASSICVKMAGQMDGEYRLLYVPDAIDWDLHSKVLEEPSVKEVMSKIEQSSLTIHGVGDALTMAKRRNSNAEELKKIQHQQAIGEAFGYYFDENGKTVQRVHSVGMSKERLSNIEHVVTVAGGSSKSKAISAYFKWGKSDVLVIDEALAQKMLSDKTNNL; the protein is encoded by the coding sequence TTGCAGAAACTATTTCAGTTCCAACAGAAATTAGTACCTGATTTACTTGAGATTATTGAAAAACGTTATGAGATTTTGAAAAAGATTTATAGTCTTCAACCTGTTGGTCGTAGGTCATTGGCGATCGAAGTCGGTAAGACGGAACGTCAAATTCGCAGTGAGATTGAATTTTTCCAAAAGAATGGTTTGATTTTAGTTACAGGAAAAGGAATGTATGTCTCACAAGAAGGGCAAGAATTAATCGAGATGTATGGTTCTGCAGTGCGTGAATTGACTGATTTAGAGCATCTGGAAAAAGAGTTAGCAAAGCAATTACCTGTTAAAGAAGTACACATCGTTCGTGGTAATGCGGATGAAGATGAAAGTGTAAAATCTGATTTAGGAAAAATCGCTGCTGAGGCAGTTATGAGCCGATTAAAAGATCAGATGATCATTACTGTTACAGGTGGTTCGACAGTAGCTGCAGTAGCTGACTATTTGAAACCTAAGTCGGGCGTCAGACCATTATTCGTCCCAGCCAGAGGAGGACTCGGTACCATGTATGAGTACCAAGCGAGCTCGATATGTGTAAAGATGGCTGGACAAATGGATGGCGAGTACCGTTTGTTATATGTCCCTGATGCTATTGACTGGGATTTGCATTCAAAAGTTTTAGAAGAACCTTCTGTCAAAGAAGTAATGAGTAAAATTGAGCAATCGAGCTTAACGATTCATGGTGTTGGGGATGCTTTGACAATGGCGAAGAGAAGAAATTCAAACGCCGAAGAACTGAAAAAAATCCAACATCAACAAGCAATTGGTGAAGCATTTGGTTATTACTTCGATGAAAACGGGAAAACTGTTCAAAGAGTCCACTCAGTGGGAATGTCTAAAGAGCGGTTGTCCAATATCGAACATGTAGTAACGGTTGCAGGAGGATCATCGAAAAGTAAGGCAATATCCGCCTATTTCAAATGGGGAAAAAGCGATGTATTAGTTATAGATGAAGCACTTGCCCAAAAAATGCTTTCAGATAAAACAAATAACCTTTAG
- the gap gene encoding type I glyceraldehyde-3-phosphate dehydrogenase — translation MTVKLGINGFGRIGRRVFRAAMDNDNVEVVAINDLTDAEMLAHLLKYDTVHGELNVEVSAEGDNIVVDGKEIKVKSERDPAQLAWNNDGVEVVIESTGRFTHRDDAKKHLEAGAKKVIISAPGKEEDVSLVMGVNEDKYDKDSHHVISNASCTTNCLAPVAKVLSDKFGLKRGMMTTVHSYTNDQQILDLPHKDYRRARAAAENIIPTTTGAAEAVAKVLPEVKGKLTGMAMRVPTPNVSLVDLVVELDQNVSAEDVNKAFKEASEGDLKGVLGYTDLELVSRDYNGNPLSSIVDGQSTLVIEDNMVKVVSWYDNESGYSHRCVDLAEYVASKGL, via the coding sequence ATGACAGTAAAATTAGGAATCAACGGTTTTGGAAGAATTGGTCGTCGAGTATTTCGCGCAGCAATGGACAATGACAACGTGGAAGTAGTTGCAATAAATGATTTAACAGATGCAGAAATGCTTGCACATTTATTGAAGTACGATACAGTCCACGGAGAACTGAATGTGGAAGTAAGTGCTGAAGGCGATAATATTGTTGTAGATGGCAAAGAAATCAAAGTTAAATCTGAACGTGATCCAGCACAATTGGCATGGAATAATGACGGCGTTGAAGTTGTAATTGAATCTACTGGTCGTTTCACGCACCGTGACGATGCGAAGAAACACTTGGAAGCTGGTGCGAAGAAAGTCATCATCTCAGCTCCAGGTAAAGAGGAAGATGTCAGCCTAGTTATGGGCGTTAACGAAGATAAGTATGACAAAGACAGTCATCATGTCATTTCCAATGCGTCATGTACAACTAACTGTCTAGCTCCTGTTGCTAAAGTTCTTAGTGACAAATTCGGATTGAAGCGCGGTATGATGACGACTGTACACTCATACACGAACGATCAACAAATCTTGGACTTGCCTCATAAAGATTACCGCCGTGCTCGTGCAGCAGCAGAAAATATTATTCCGACAACGACTGGTGCAGCTGAAGCAGTTGCAAAAGTTCTACCAGAAGTTAAAGGTAAATTGACAGGTATGGCTATGCGTGTTCCGACACCTAACGTATCATTAGTAGACTTGGTTGTTGAATTGGATCAAAACGTATCTGCTGAAGATGTAAACAAAGCATTCAAAGAAGCTTCAGAAGGTGACTTGAAAGGTGTTCTAGGTTATACAGATTTAGAATTAGTATCTCGTGACTATAACGGAAACCCTCTATCTTCAATCGTAGATGGACAATCAACTCTAGTTATCGAAGACAACATGGTGAAGGTCGTATCATGGTATGACAACGAATCTGGTTATTCTCACCGTTGTGTAGACCTTGCTGAATACGTAGCAAGCAAAGGACTATAA